Proteins encoded within one genomic window of Companilactobacillus zhachilii:
- the rnpA gene encoding ribonuclease P protein component: MRKSYRIKKENEFQYVYSNGKSVANRNFVLYTMPKQGQKHFRVGISVGKKVSHTAVGRNRIKRYIRQSLLELKPEIPAELDFLIIARKPAVDLDMFESKKNIVHLLKLGKVLN; this comes from the coding sequence ATGAGAAAAAGCTATCGAATAAAAAAAGAAAATGAGTTTCAATATGTCTATTCCAACGGAAAGTCAGTCGCAAATCGCAATTTTGTTTTGTACACAATGCCTAAACAAGGGCAAAAGCATTTCCGTGTGGGAATTTCCGTCGGGAAGAAAGTTTCGCATACTGCAGTTGGACGTAATCGAATTAAAAGATACATCCGCCAATCACTATTGGAATTGAAACCTGAGATTCCAGCAGAATTGGATTTCTTGATCATTGCAAGAAAACCGGCGGTAGATTTAGATATGTTTGAATCCAAGAAAAATATTGTACATTTATTGAAATTAGGTAAAGTATTAAATTAG